GCTGATCACCCGGATCGTCAAACTCCCACCCCGACGGTAACGAGGCCGGTCCCCTATGCCGCCGCAGCTCCTCGCCATGGTGGTGATCGCCCTGCTCGGAGCGGGCCTGAGGCGGGCCGGCATCCTGACACGATCCCATCTCGAACGCCTGGTCCACCTGGTATTCCGGATCAGCCTCCCCGCCACCATCTTGGTCTCCATCGATCGCCTGACGGTGGCATCGGACTTGTGGAGGCTCCCGGTTACCGCCTGGCTGGTCATCCTCTCGCTCCTGCCCTGTGCCTGGCTCTTGAGCCGCAGGCTCGACTTGCCCCGCGCCGCCGCCGGCACCGTACTGGTCGGCAGCAGCGTGATGAACATGGCCTTCTTCGCCTATGCCGTCGTCCTAAGCCTTTTTGGCGAGGCGGGGTTGGGACGAGCCCTCTTCTTCGATCTGGGCCACGGGCTGCTGGTGTTCACGCTGATCTATGGCATCGCCGTTCGGTTCGGCGGTCGCGCGACTTCCCCTCCCGCCGCGATCGGGCGTTTTCTCGGCTCGCCTCCCCTCTGGGCCATCATCGTGAGCACCGGGCTCCGTGCCTGCGAGATCCATTTGCCCGACTGGGGACGCGGGCTTCTGTTTCCGCTTCACCTGACGACCATGCCGCTGGCCAGCCTGATCCTCGGATTGTCCATCGACATGCAGACGTTGTCTCAACGCGTCGCCGTTGCCGCAGCGGCCGTGATGCTTCGCATGGGAGGCGGCGGCGTGATGGGCTGGTGGTGGAGCGGGCTCTTGGGACTGTCGGATTTCGATCGCACCATCGTAACGCTG
This Nitrospiraceae bacterium DNA region includes the following protein-coding sequences:
- a CDS encoding AEC family transporter; the encoded protein is MPPQLLAMVVIALLGAGLRRAGILTRSHLERLVHLVFRISLPATILVSIDRLTVASDLWRLPVTAWLVILSLLPCAWLLSRRLDLPRAAAGTVLVGSSVMNMAFFAYAVVLSLFGEAGLGRALFFDLGHGLLVFTLIYGIAVRFGGRATSPPAAIGRFLGSPPLWAIIVSTGLRACEIHLPDWGRGLLFPLHLTTMPLASLILGLSIDMQTLSQRVAVAAAAVMLRMGGGGVMGWWWSGLLGLSDFDRTIVTLSAAMPVGLNTLVFAAEEELDQDLAAAMITLSIGIGLLLLPALPWLLGLLGRLA